From Streptomyces sp. NBC_00775, one genomic window encodes:
- a CDS encoding GAF and ANTAR domain-containing protein → MRSNGRSARVRVLVAEQAVRRGGRVGVLDVCTAAVAALPVGGAGLSAMSKAAASHPLCSTDDISGQLEELQLTLGEGPCVDAFTQGSAVLTPDLLTGELQEHWAVFADAALEVGARAVFALPLQIGAISLGVLDLYANVPTVLDAGELADALAFADLATLLLLDTEVDETGPPAGGPLPDRGFEDLGAYRAEIDQATGILTVQLGVGIEEAFVRLRAHAYMRGRRLADVAADVVAHRLRFSPDTEPTRTDEET, encoded by the coding sequence GTGAGGTCCAACGGCCGGTCGGCCCGTGTCCGGGTGCTGGTCGCCGAGCAGGCGGTCCGACGCGGTGGCCGGGTCGGCGTGCTGGACGTGTGCACCGCGGCCGTGGCCGCGCTCCCGGTCGGCGGGGCCGGGCTGTCCGCGATGTCCAAGGCCGCGGCGAGCCATCCGCTGTGCAGCACCGACGACATCAGCGGGCAGTTGGAGGAGCTGCAACTCACCCTGGGCGAGGGGCCCTGCGTGGACGCCTTCACGCAGGGCTCGGCCGTCCTGACACCCGATCTGCTGACCGGTGAACTGCAGGAGCACTGGGCCGTGTTCGCCGATGCGGCCCTGGAAGTCGGGGCACGCGCCGTCTTCGCGCTGCCCCTGCAGATAGGGGCGATCAGCCTGGGCGTCCTGGATCTCTACGCCAACGTGCCGACCGTGCTGGACGCCGGGGAACTGGCCGACGCGCTGGCGTTCGCCGATCTCGCGACGCTGCTCCTGCTCGATACAGAGGTCGACGAGACGGGCCCGCCGGCCGGTGGACCGCTGCCGGACCGCGGCTTCGAGGACCTGGGCGCCTACCGGGCGGAGATCGACCAGGCCACCGGCATCCTCACCGTCCAACTCGGTGTCGGCATCGAAGAAGCCTTCGTCCGGCTCCGTGCCCACGCCTACATGCGGGGACGCCGGCTCGCCGACGTGGCCGCCGACGTGGTGGCCCACCGGCTCCGCTTCTCCCCGGACACGGAACCCACACGGACCGACGAGGAAACCTGA